One Piscinibacter lacus genomic window, TCGGCGGCGTCCACGCCCTCGGTCTCCTCGCTGCGGAAGGGCAGCAGACCCTCGTTCACGCCGGCCAGAATCACATGCGGCCACTCCAGGCCCTTGGCCGCATGCAGGGTGGACAGGGTGACCACGTCCTGGTCGTCGCCGCGCTCGGCCAGGCTCAGGATCACGCTGATGGTCTGCGCGACTTCGAGCACCGTCTTGCGCTCGGTCTCGAAGGTGGCGCCGCCGGTGGCGTCGATCTCGCCGCCGCAGCGCTTGGCGATCCAATCGACGAAGTCCAGCACATTCCCCCAGCGGGCGGTGGCCAGCTTCTCGCTCTCCTCGTGGTCGCGCAGGTGCTGCTCGTAGCCGATGTCGCTCAGCCAGCCCATGAGCAGCACCTTGGCATCCTCGGCGCCGGCGGTGTGGCCGGCGCGGTGCGCCAGGTCGTTCACATAGCGGCCGAACTCGTGCAGCGAGCCGACGGCCTTCTTGCTGAGCGTGGCTTCCAGGCTGTCGGCGAACAGGGCTTCGAACATCGAGACCTTCCAGCGCCCCGCGAACTCGCCCAGGGCGCCCAGGGTCTGGTGGCCGATGCCGCGCTTGGGCGTGGTCACGGCGCGCAGGAAGGCGGGGTCGTCGTCCGGGTTGACCAGCAGGCGCAGCCAGGCGCAGAGGTCCTTGATCTCGGCGCGGTCGAAATAGCTCTGGCCGCCCGAGACCTTGTAGGGAATCTGCGCGGCGCGCAGCTTTTGCTCGATCGCCCGGGCCTGGTGGTTGGCGCGGTAGAGGATGGCGAAGTCCTTCCAGGCCTGGCCGCCGCCGGCCGTGCTGGCGCCGGCGCGCAGGCTCTGGATGCGGGCCACGGCGCGCTCGGCCTCATGCTCCTCGCCGTCGCAGGGCTGCACGCGCACCGGCTCGCCTTCGCCCAGGTCGCTCCACAGCTTCTTCTCGAAGATCTTCGGGTTGGCCGCGATCACCGCATTGGCCGCGCGCAGGATGGCGCTGGTCGAGCGGTAGTTCTGCTCCAGCGGGATGACGGTCAGCTCGGGGTAGTCCAGCGGCAGGCGCTTGAGGTTGTCGATGGTCGCGCCGCGCCAGCCGTAGATGCTCTGGTCGTCGTCGCCCACCGCGGTGAACAGGGCCGGCCGCGCCGAGGGCTTGCCATCGCCGCCGCCGACCAGCATCTTCAGCAACTGGTACTGCTGGGCATTGGTGTCCTGGTACTCGTCGACCAGCACATGGCGCAGGCTGCGCTGCCATTTCTCGCGCACGCTGGGGTTCTTCTCCAGCAGCGCCACCGGCAGGCCGATCAGGTCGTCGAAGTCCACCGCCTGGTAGGCCTGCAGCCGTTCCTGGTACTTGCCCCAGACGATGGCGGCCACGCGCTCGTCCTCGTCGGCTGCGGCGGCCAGGCCCTGTTCGGGCGTCAGGCCCTGGTTCTTCCACAGGCTGATCGTCCACTGCCAGTGGCGGGCGGTCTTGGCATCGGTGGTG contains:
- a CDS encoding ATP-dependent helicase, translating into MSEAPALNLAQMQAVHHLGGPCLVLAGAGSGKTRVITHKIQRLLQAGLAPSQIAAITFTNKAAQEMRERAKALVGGRAAKELVIATFHSLGVRMLREDGQALGLKPAFSILDSDDVLGQMREAGGTTDAKTARHWQWTISLWKNQGLTPEQGLAAAADEDERVAAIVWGKYQERLQAYQAVDFDDLIGLPVALLEKNPSVREKWQRSLRHVLVDEYQDTNAQQYQLLKMLVGGGDGKPSARPALFTAVGDDDQSIYGWRGATIDNLKRLPLDYPELTVIPLEQNYRSTSAILRAANAVIAANPKIFEKKLWSDLGEGEPVRVQPCDGEEHEAERAVARIQSLRAGASTAGGGQAWKDFAILYRANHQARAIEQKLRAAQIPYKVSGGQSYFDRAEIKDLCAWLRLLVNPDDDPAFLRAVTTPKRGIGHQTLGALGEFAGRWKVSMFEALFADSLEATLSKKAVGSLHEFGRYVNDLAHRAGHTAGAEDAKVLLMGWLSDIGYEQHLRDHEESEKLATARWGNVLDFVDWIAKRCGGEIDATGGATFETERKTVLEVAQTISVILSLAERGDDQDVVTLSTLHAAKGLEWPHVILAGVNEGLLPFRSEETEGVDAADMAQRIEEERRLMYVGITRARRTLLVSWLTRRKRGRDMVKGSPSRFIGEMKLDEATTKEDPREKLKALRAEFAARAAAAPKPAA